A region from the Rosa rugosa chromosome 6, drRosRugo1.1, whole genome shotgun sequence genome encodes:
- the LOC133714501 gene encoding pheophytinase, chloroplastic isoform X2 has translation MEILSYSSASCCDVNFRWNLVVKSSSLNGSKLPAFRKSRVLCANFDSTSGVVSCYHINQSFSKKLNHRGGFRALNSHEKFKQVGPTLSSGSSDGYVIGVEEDANISETGESVTKVLIPGVPDESNGEISAPISSCFWEWKPKFNVHYEKAGSENLGSPPVLFLPGFGVGSFHYEKQMKDLGRDFRVWAIDFLGQGMSLPLEDPAPRTREEGMSDRNNLAWGFGDESEPWASELVYSIDLWQDQVRYFIEEVIGEPVYIAGNSLGGFVALYFAACNPHLVKGVTLLNATPFWGFLPNPIRSPRLAKIFPWAGTFPLPANVRKLVEFVWQKISDPTSIAQILEQVYADHSTNVDKVFSRIVETAEHPAAAASFASIMFAPQGQLSFKEALSRCQTSNIPVCLMYGKEDPWVQPIWGFQVKKQVPEALFYEISPAGHCPHDEVPEVVNYLLRGWIKNLESEGLVALPLLDSQESVKINVARDLEFIRDGSKSR, from the exons ATGGAAATACTCTCATACAGTTCTGCTTCATGCTGTGATGTAAATTTTAGGTGGAACTTGGTTGTAAAAAGCTCGAGTTTAAATGGGTCCAAGCTCCCAGCTTTTAGAAAAAGTAGAGTTCTTTGTGCTAATTTTGATTCCACGAGTGGGGTTGTGAGCTGTTATCATATAAATCAGTCTTTCTCAAAGAAACTAAATCACCGGGGAGGTTTTAGGGCGTTAAATTCCCATGAGAAGTTTAAACAAGTCGGTCCAACTCTATCAAGTGGAAGCTCTGATGGCTACGTAATTGGTGTGGAAGAGGATGCAAATATTTCAGAAACCGGGGAATCAGTAACTAAAGTTTTGATTCCTGGTGTACCGGATGAATCCAATGGTGAAATAAGTGCTCCTATAAGTAGTTGCTTTTGGGAATGGAAGCCCAAATTCAATGTGCATTATGAGAAAGCAGGATCTGAAAACTTGGGCTCCCCACCAGTCCTGTTTCTTCCTGGTTTTGGGGTTGGTTCATTTCACTATGAGAAGCAAATGAAGGATTTGGGACGAGATTTTAGAGTGTGGGCAATTGATTTCCTTGGCCAGGGCATGTCCTTGCCATTGGAAGACCCTGCCCCTCGTACTAGGGAAGAAGGTATGTCGGACAGGAACAATCTTGCTTGGGGCTTTGGAGATGAATCTGAACCATGGGCAAGTGAGCTTGTTTACTCCATTGATTTATGGCAGGATCAAGTTCGTTATTTCATAGAAGAG GTTATTGGTGAACCTGTCTATATTGCTGGAAACTCACTGGGAGGGTTCGTTGCTTTATATTTTGCTGCATGTAACCCTCATTTAGTGAAAGGTGTTACATTGCTCAATGCAACTCCTTTCTGGGGATTTCTACCTAATCCCATAAGATCTCCAAGATTAGCAAAAATATTTCCGTGGGCAGGAACATTTCCTCTACCTGCCAATGTCAGAAAGCTCGTAGAATTTGT TTGGCAAAAGATAAGTGATCCTACGAGTATAGCACAGATACTGGAACAAGTTTATGCAGATCATTCAACAAACGTTGACAAAGTATTTTCCCGCATAGTCGAGACAGCAGAGCATCCGGCTGCTGCTGCATCATTTGCTTCAATTATGTTTGCTCCTCAGGGACAACTATCATTTAAGGAGGCTTTATCCAG ATGTCAAACGAGCAACATACCAGTTTGTCTTATGTATGGGAAAGAAGACCCATGGGTGCAACCTATTTGGGGTTTTCAGGTGAAGAAGCAGGTGCCTGAAGCTCTATTTTATGAGATCAGTCCAGCTGGTCACTGCCCTCATGACGAAGTTCCTGAG
- the LOC133714501 gene encoding pheophytinase, chloroplastic isoform X1: MEILSYSSASCCDVNFRWNLVVKSSSLNGSKLPAFRKSRVLCANFDSTSGVVSCYHINQSFSKKLNHRGGFRALNSHEKFKQVGPTLSSGSSDGYVIGVEEDANISETGESVTKVLIPGVPDESNGEISAPISSCFWEWKPKFNVHYEKAGSENLGSPPVLFLPGFGVGSFHYEKQMKDLGRDFRVWAIDFLGQGMSLPLEDPAPRTREEGMSDRNNLAWGFGDESEPWASELVYSIDLWQDQVRYFIEEVIGEPVYIAGNSLGGFVALYFAACNPHLVKGVTLLNATPFWGFLPNPIRSPRLAKIFPWAGTFPLPANVRKLVEFVWQKISDPTSIAQILEQVYADHSTNVDKVFSRIVETAEHPAAAASFASIMFAPQGQLSFKEALSRCQTSNIPVCLMYGKEDPWVQPIWGFQVKKQVPEALFYEISPAGHCPHDEVPEVVNYLLRGWIKNLESQGLVALPLLDAQESVQINIARDLEFIRDGSTKSVKVRFFGSKFSLWDRISSYISSHFGKLELKS, translated from the exons ATGGAAATACTCTCATACAGTTCTGCTTCATGCTGTGATGTAAATTTTAGGTGGAACTTGGTTGTAAAAAGCTCGAGTTTAAATGGGTCCAAGCTCCCAGCTTTTAGAAAAAGTAGAGTTCTTTGTGCTAATTTTGATTCCACGAGTGGGGTTGTGAGCTGTTATCATATAAATCAGTCTTTCTCAAAGAAACTAAATCACCGGGGAGGTTTTAGGGCGTTAAATTCCCATGAGAAGTTTAAACAAGTCGGTCCAACTCTATCAAGTGGAAGCTCTGATGGCTACGTAATTGGTGTGGAAGAGGATGCAAATATTTCAGAAACCGGGGAATCAGTAACTAAAGTTTTGATTCCTGGTGTACCGGATGAATCCAATGGTGAAATAAGTGCTCCTATAAGTAGTTGCTTTTGGGAATGGAAGCCCAAATTCAATGTGCATTATGAGAAAGCAGGATCTGAAAACTTGGGCTCCCCACCAGTCCTGTTTCTTCCTGGTTTTGGGGTTGGTTCATTTCACTATGAGAAGCAAATGAAGGATTTGGGACGAGATTTTAGAGTGTGGGCAATTGATTTCCTTGGCCAGGGCATGTCCTTGCCATTGGAAGACCCTGCCCCTCGTACTAGGGAAGAAGGTATGTCGGACAGGAACAATCTTGCTTGGGGCTTTGGAGATGAATCTGAACCATGGGCAAGTGAGCTTGTTTACTCCATTGATTTATGGCAGGATCAAGTTCGTTATTTCATAGAAGAG GTTATTGGTGAACCTGTCTATATTGCTGGAAACTCACTGGGAGGGTTCGTTGCTTTATATTTTGCTGCATGTAACCCTCATTTAGTGAAAGGTGTTACATTGCTCAATGCAACTCCTTTCTGGGGATTTCTACCTAATCCCATAAGATCTCCAAGATTAGCAAAAATATTTCCGTGGGCAGGAACATTTCCTCTACCTGCCAATGTCAGAAAGCTCGTAGAATTTGT TTGGCAAAAGATAAGTGATCCTACGAGTATAGCACAGATACTGGAACAAGTTTATGCAGATCATTCAACAAACGTTGACAAAGTATTTTCCCGCATAGTCGAGACAGCAGAGCATCCGGCTGCTGCTGCATCATTTGCTTCAATTATGTTTGCTCCTCAGGGACAACTATCATTTAAGGAGGCTTTATCCAG ATGTCAAACGAGCAACATACCAGTTTGTCTTATGTATGGGAAAGAAGACCCATGGGTGCAACCTATTTGGGGTTTTCAGGTGAAGAAGCAGGTGCCTGAAGCTCTATTTTATGAGATCAGTCCAGCTGGTCACTGCCCTCATGACGAAGTTCCTGAG GTTGTGAATTACTTATTGCGTGGGTGGATCAAAAACCTAGAGTCTCAGGGTTTAGTCGCATTACCTTTGCTTGATGCCCAAGAAAGTGTGCAGATTAACATTGCGAGGGACTTGGAATTCATCAGAGATGGATCAACAAAGTCGGTGAAGGTGCGCTTTTTTGGATCCAAGTTCTCACTTTGGGACAGGATAAGCTCTTACATCAGTTCTCACTTTGGGAAATTAGAGCTCAAGTCATGA